Proteins encoded within one genomic window of Couchioplanes caeruleus:
- a CDS encoding ATP-dependent DNA helicase UvrD2 → MTAERVLAGLDPDQRRAVTAPAGPVCILAGAGTGKTRAITHRIAYRTLSGDISPRHVLAVTFTARAAAEMRARLTGLGAGRVQARTFHAAALRQVRYFAPRLLEGRAMPELVESKARLVALAAGRAGVRADRTAARDLASEIEWAKSSLVEPGEYVVAAAKALREPPYEAAKVAEIFAAYESLKRRQGVIDFEDMLRAAVWGIEEHPDVAEQVRSQYRHFVVDEYQDVNPLQQRLLEAWLGGRDDLTVVGDASQTIYSFTGATSSYLVDFPRQRREAVVVRLVRDYRSTPQVVGLANAVIKQARGTEAKLRLELVGQRPPGAEPDLKIFPDEPAEAVAVARRCRELIAAGTPASEIAVLFRTNAQSETYEKTLAEAEVPYVVRGAERFFERAEVRQAMIALRAAVRSTPGETPLVEAVVDALAATGWARDRPPPGGAQREQWEALAAIVTLAEEYESSPALLPIGQAGAVQRDVSLSAFNEELARRAEQQHAPTVEGVTLASLHSAKGLEWDAVFLVGLADGTLPTTYAKTPDQLEEERRLLYVGVTRARQWLWLSYGQSRASGGRTRRPCRFLPQLGSTQHRTFEKAGTASRKTVTRRTQVVSCRVCGATLLAGADRKLGRCPTCPSDLDEDLFARLQSWRAHTAAEQKVPAYVVFTDATIVAIAERRPTTPAELLAIAGIGPRKLGQYGTAVFALVGGASPAELVAENFEN, encoded by the coding sequence TCACCGCGCGCGCCGCGGCCGAGATGCGCGCCCGCCTCACCGGCCTCGGCGCCGGCCGCGTCCAGGCCCGCACCTTCCACGCCGCCGCCCTGCGCCAGGTGCGCTACTTCGCGCCGCGGCTGCTGGAGGGCCGGGCGATGCCCGAGCTCGTCGAGAGCAAGGCGCGCCTGGTCGCGCTGGCCGCCGGCCGGGCCGGCGTGCGGGCCGACCGCACCGCCGCACGCGACCTGGCCAGCGAGATCGAATGGGCCAAGTCCTCGCTGGTCGAGCCGGGGGAGTACGTGGTCGCCGCGGCCAAGGCGCTGCGCGAGCCGCCGTACGAGGCCGCCAAGGTCGCGGAGATCTTCGCCGCGTACGAGTCGCTCAAGCGCCGCCAGGGCGTGATCGACTTCGAGGACATGCTGCGCGCCGCGGTCTGGGGTATCGAGGAGCACCCGGACGTCGCCGAGCAGGTCCGCTCGCAGTACCGGCACTTCGTCGTCGACGAGTACCAGGACGTCAACCCGCTGCAGCAACGCCTGCTGGAGGCCTGGCTCGGCGGCCGCGACGACCTCACCGTGGTCGGCGACGCCAGCCAGACCATCTACTCGTTCACCGGCGCCACCTCGTCCTACCTCGTCGACTTCCCGCGGCAGCGCCGCGAGGCCGTGGTCGTGCGCCTGGTCCGCGACTACCGCTCCACCCCGCAGGTGGTCGGCCTCGCCAACGCGGTGATCAAGCAGGCCCGGGGCACCGAGGCCAAGCTCCGGCTCGAACTGGTCGGCCAGCGTCCGCCCGGTGCCGAGCCCGACCTCAAGATCTTCCCGGACGAGCCCGCCGAGGCGGTCGCCGTCGCCCGCCGCTGCCGGGAGCTGATCGCCGCCGGCACCCCGGCCAGCGAGATCGCCGTGCTGTTCCGGACCAACGCGCAGTCGGAGACCTACGAGAAGACGCTCGCCGAGGCCGAGGTGCCGTACGTGGTCCGCGGCGCGGAGCGGTTCTTCGAGCGCGCCGAGGTCCGCCAGGCGATGATCGCGCTACGCGCGGCCGTGCGCTCCACACCGGGGGAGACCCCGCTCGTCGAGGCCGTCGTGGACGCCCTCGCGGCGACCGGCTGGGCCCGGGACCGCCCCCCGCCGGGTGGGGCGCAGCGTGAGCAGTGGGAGGCACTCGCGGCGATCGTCACCCTCGCCGAGGAGTACGAGAGCAGCCCCGCGCTGCTACCCATCGGTCAGGCCGGCGCCGTGCAACGCGACGTCTCGCTCTCCGCCTTCAACGAGGAACTGGCCCGCCGCGCCGAGCAGCAGCACGCCCCGACCGTCGAGGGGGTCACCCTCGCCTCGCTGCACTCCGCCAAGGGCCTCGAGTGGGACGCGGTCTTCCTCGTCGGGCTCGCCGACGGCACGCTGCCCACCACGTATGCGAAGACGCCCGACCAGCTCGAGGAGGAGCGCCGCCTGCTCTACGTCGGAGTCACCCGGGCCCGGCAGTGGCTCTGGCTGTCGTACGGGCAGTCACGGGCCTCGGGCGGACGCACCCGGCGTCCCTGCCGCTTCCTGCCCCAGTTGGGCAGCACCCAGCACCGCACCTTCGAGAAGGCCGGGACGGCGAGTCGGAAAACCGTCACTCGGCGTACGCAGGTGGTCTCCTGCCGGGTCTGCGGCGCCACGCTGCTGGCCGGCGCCGACCGCAAGCTCGGCCGCTGCCCGACCTGCCCGTCCGACCTGGACGAAGACCTGTTCGCCCGGCTCCAGTCGTGGCGCGCGCACACCGCCGCCGAACAGAAAGTCCCTGCGTACGTGGTGTTCACCGATGCCACGATCGTGGCCATCGCGGAGCGCCGCCCGACCACGCCCGCGGAGCTGCTGGCCATCGCCGGAATCGGCCCCCGCAAGCTCGGCCAGTACGGCACCGCGGTCTTCGCTCTGGTCGGCGGCGCGAGCCCCGCGGAGCTCGTCGCAGAAAACTTTGAAAACTAG